Proteins found in one Zea mays cultivar B73 chromosome 1, Zm-B73-REFERENCE-NAM-5.0, whole genome shotgun sequence genomic segment:
- the LOC100280848 gene encoding dihydroneopterin aldolase: MAEKEAAATWGGDDKLILRGLQFHGFHGVLQEEKTLGQKFVVDIDAWIDLAAAGESDCIADTVSYTDIYSIAKDVVEGTPRNLLESVAHSIAEATLLKFPQISAVRVKVGKPHVAVRGVLDYLGVEITRHRKKE; the protein is encoded by the exons ATGGCGGAGAAGGAGGCGGCGGCTACGTGGGGTGGCGACGACAAGCTCATTCTGCGCGGCCTTCAGTTCCATGGCTTCCACGGTGTCCTGCAGGAGGAGAAGACGTTGGGACAGAAGTTCGTGGTTGACATCGACGCCTGGATAGACCTCGCCGCTGCCGGCGAGTCCGACTGCATTGCTGACACCGTCAGCTACACCGATATCTACAG CATTGCAAAGGATGTTGTCGAGGGCACGCCACGCAACCTCTTGGAGTCGGTAGCTCACTCGATCGCAGAGGCCACGCTGCTCAAGTTCCCTCAGATCTCCGCAGTCCGAGTGAAGGTTGGCAAGCCTCACGTCGCGGTGCGAGGCGTTCTGGACTACCTGGGCGTGGAGATAACGAGGCACAGAAAGAAAGAATGA